One genomic region from Chrysemys picta bellii isolate R12L10 chromosome 16, ASM1138683v2, whole genome shotgun sequence encodes:
- the ANKK1 gene encoding ankyrin repeat and protein kinase domain-containing protein 1, whose translation MDRCLGSLTVFNKEDFEEEWVRVASGGFGQVYQVKHKRWRMVYAVKCSPCLLPDSSSDRTSMNCLVEEAAKMEKIKFQHIVSIYGICNSPPGIVMEYMAQGSLETVLPTHKLSWQLKFRIIHETGLAMNFLHSMTPPLLHLDLKPGNILLDGNMHVKISDFGLSRWMEQSSRMQYIERSALRGTLSYIPPEMFLHSTRPPGPEYDVYSFGIVIWEVLMQKKPYSGANMMGIIVGISAGRRPCLESICDEWPGECQQMVDLMKRCWDQDPKKRPRFTDIPVETDMLLSLMQSLVVDPENERLVRKMSHKPTLSGSQKSQKQGSILSQDTSSCETDFPHSPTSEVEGLESFIMSKEVRRAQENGLTLLHLVVIQGNVEKVKFLLSQEANVDSQLVCGYTPLIVAVQKRSPEIGLVLIEHGADVNMADKDGWSPLHFAAQNGDDRIVRLLLDHQARADSQEHEGWTPLHLASQNNFENVVRVLLSRQADPNCQENNGRTALHVAACFGHISLVKLLASQGADLERKQKNHRTPLHFAVERGKFRVVQYLLKSGASVNCLDENHYSALHMAAVKGKYLICEKLIKYGANVDLRTDKGWTPLHLACFKGHIEIIRLLRDNHAKLNVKGGMDWTPLHVATRYSEESVVCELLRSGVDPNITEKSEWTPLHLAVQRGTFLSIINLLEHKADINVKNKVGWTPLHLAVLSGNVAIIKTLIKAGAVLDVEDMTGCTPFQLAIRNQKQSIAPWLQGKDLPVNNMGSRVTWSGEKA comes from the exons AACCAGCATGAACTGCCTTGTCGAAGAGGCAGCCAAGATGGAGAAAATAAAATTCCAGCATATCGTCTCCATCTATGGGATTTGCAACAGCCCACCGGGGATAGTGATGGAATACATGGCCCAGGGGTCCTTGGAAACAGTGCTCCCCACCCACAAATTATCCTGGCAGCTCAAGTTCCGCATTATCCATGAGACGGGGTTGGCTATGAATTTCCTGCACAGCATGACACCTCCTTTACTTCACTTAGACTTAAAACCAGGGAATATTCTTCTAGATGGGAATATGCACGTTAAG ATTTCAGACTTTGGGTTGTCCAGATGGATGGAGCAGTCGAGCCGGATGCAGTACATTGAGAGATCAGCCTTGCGGGGCACCCTGAGCTACATCCCGCCCGAAATGTTTCTCCACAGCACCAGGCCGCCAGGACCCGAATACGACGTGTATAG CTTCGGGATTGTCATTTGGGAGGTTCTTATGCAGAAGAAGCCATATTCAG GAGCCAACATGATGGGCATCATAGTCGGGATTTCAGCAGGCAGGCGGCCCTGCCTAGAGTCCATCTGTGATGAGTGGCCAGGGGAATGCCAGCAGATGGTTGACTTGATGAAGAGGTGCTGGGACCAAGACCCCAAGAAAAGGCCACGCTTCACAG ATATCCCTGTGGAAACTGACATGCTCCTGTCATTAATGCAAAGCCTCGTGGTGGATCCGGAGAATGAGCGCCTCGTCAGGAAGATGTCTCACAAGCCCACCTTATCTGGGAGCCAAAAA AGCCAGAAACAAGGATCCATCCTCTCCCAAGACACAAGTAGTTGTG AGACTGATTTCCCGCATTCCCCCACCAGCGAGGTCGAGGGCCTGGAGAGCTTCATAATGTCCAAGGAAGTCCGCAGGGCCCAGGAAAATGGCCTCACCCTGCTTCACCTTGTGGTGATTCAAGGAAATGTGGAGAAGGTGAAGTTTCTGTTGAGTCAGGAggccaacgtggacagccagctgGTCTGTGGCTACACCCCACTCATCGTGGCAGTCCAGAAGAGGTCACCAGAGATCGGCTTGGTTCTAATAGAGCACGGCGCAGATGTCAACATGGCCGACAAAGACGGTTGGTCTCCTCTTCACTTCGCGGCTCAGAATGGGGATGACAGGATTGTGCGCCTCTTGCTGGACCACCAGGCGCGGGCAGACTCCCAAGAACATGAAGGATGGACTCCACTCCACTTGGCATCTCAGAACAACTTCGAGAACGTGGTCCGGGTGCTGCTTTCCCGCCAGGCTGACCCCAACTGCCAGGAGAACAATGGGAGAACTGCCCTCCACGTGGCAGCTTGCTTTGGGCACATCAGCCTTGTGAAACTCCTAGCTAGCCAAGGAGCTGACCTAGAGAGGAAGCAGAAGAACCACCGGACCCCACTGCACTTTGCCGTGGAGAGGGGTAAGTTCAGGGTGGTCCAATACCTGCTGAAGAGTGGGGCATCTGTCAACTGCCTGGATGAGAATCactacagtgccttgcacatggCCGCAGTGAAGGGGAAATACCTGATATGTGAGAAATTGATCAAATACGGGGCCAATGTGGACTTGAGGACGGACAAAGGGTGGACCCCCCTACACCTGGCTTGTTTTAAGGGCCACATTGAAATCATCCGCCTGCTAAGAGACAACCACGCTAAACTGAATGTCAAAGGAGGCATGGATTGGACACCTCTTCACGTGGCCACCCGCTATAGCGAAGAGTCTGTGGTCTGCGAGCTCCTGAGAAGCGGGGTGGACCCCAACATCACTGAGAAATCAGAGTGGACCCCTCTCCACCTCGCAGTCCAGCGGGGTACCTTCCTGAGCATCATCAACCTTCTGGAGCACAAAGCAGACATCAACGTTAAGAACAAGGTGGGTTGGACTCCCCTGCACCTCGCTGTCCTCAGTGGCAATGTGGCTATCATAAAGACCTTAATCAAGGCCGGTGCTGTGCTGGATGTGGAGGACATGACTGGCTGCACGCCCTTCCAGCTGGCCATTAGGAATCAGAAGCAAAGCATTGCTCCCTGGCTGCAAGGCAAGGACTTGCCAGTGAATAACATGGGGAGCAGGGTGACATGGAGTGGTGAAAAAGCTTAA